One segment of Rhodopirellula baltica SH 1 DNA contains the following:
- a CDS encoding membrane protein has product MNTTSKSDSEPTLTESVADMIERLGEPPADIWDRLVDDAEKRSSNSGSPDADAVSLRSASHLFWQTHGINYRGQLARLDVEDSVSGSLAIESERGLEVADDGESEGLRLSDPVELAGSGSKSNKPSNRKLIWIGVVAGVAFVGAALYWWPRSNPQVAMSSDAPEGLVQQHRQDADVFSAGFIETDDDSAMELSNLMETVSSQPSGATNVDTTSFDLDASEIVGTKADASPSTGQATEMTTSAFSLDALIPSQAAATTSTDGEVSRSIGKVASDVDESSGAAMIAAGDADRTSFGGGEEADVMSDGDQAGMEVDAVTASTEESSVGDSNDLFVSLPPIPSGDVSDADSSSWPLLSLQDAALRFPNRVTEFKIAEARLEVVSIIRQSDETAIAEVRVDVKEQASRFKWLSASRNADRSSLIHGRMEVAAGRRVYMRPSLQSDAIAIDLAERDVKMKWDLSAPPVPKQARITMELQVPDEVDVGWVEPIENESPRKVRGIAVLSQQDSESVAVVVRVDVQTTRMMTVRVRFGARLDPSMPWQWTDREDVSQTLAVVTRQMELADLRHAELEAAVSRAESARARRLEARLDQQLDQLESQQKSLKMFAERLAELDQLIAMLAGQANLEAELFVSWPDDEQPILRLTSTDG; this is encoded by the coding sequence ATGAACACCACGTCCAAGAGCGATTCAGAGCCGACTTTGACGGAGTCGGTGGCTGACATGATCGAGCGGCTCGGCGAGCCTCCGGCGGACATTTGGGACCGCTTGGTCGATGACGCGGAAAAGCGGTCTAGCAATTCTGGTTCGCCGGATGCGGATGCTGTATCGCTTCGCTCGGCAAGCCATCTCTTTTGGCAAACGCATGGCATCAATTATCGTGGGCAACTCGCGCGCCTCGATGTTGAAGACTCCGTGAGCGGTTCGCTGGCAATTGAGAGCGAACGCGGATTGGAGGTTGCTGATGATGGCGAGTCGGAGGGACTCCGGTTGAGCGATCCAGTTGAGCTAGCGGGTTCAGGATCAAAGTCGAACAAGCCATCCAATCGCAAATTGATCTGGATCGGCGTTGTTGCCGGGGTGGCCTTCGTTGGCGCGGCGTTGTACTGGTGGCCAAGATCGAATCCGCAAGTTGCAATGTCTTCGGACGCACCTGAAGGGCTAGTTCAGCAACATAGACAAGACGCAGATGTGTTCTCGGCGGGGTTCATTGAGACAGATGATGACTCGGCGATGGAGTTGAGCAATTTGATGGAGACGGTCTCGTCACAACCATCAGGGGCAACCAATGTCGATACGACAAGCTTCGATCTGGACGCTTCTGAGATTGTGGGCACCAAAGCGGATGCGAGTCCTTCGACGGGCCAGGCAACCGAGATGACGACGTCGGCGTTTTCGCTGGATGCGTTGATTCCATCGCAGGCTGCGGCGACGACATCAACCGACGGTGAGGTTTCGCGATCGATCGGCAAAGTCGCAAGCGATGTCGACGAATCTTCCGGTGCTGCGATGATCGCGGCGGGTGATGCAGACCGAACCTCGTTTGGTGGTGGCGAGGAAGCGGATGTGATGAGTGACGGCGACCAAGCTGGGATGGAAGTGGATGCGGTGACCGCATCCACGGAGGAATCCAGCGTTGGCGATTCAAATGATTTGTTCGTTTCGTTGCCGCCGATTCCGTCCGGTGATGTTTCGGATGCCGACAGCAGTTCTTGGCCGTTGTTGTCGTTGCAAGACGCTGCGTTGAGATTTCCAAATCGAGTCACTGAGTTCAAAATCGCGGAGGCACGGCTCGAGGTTGTTTCCATCATCAGGCAATCGGATGAGACTGCAATCGCCGAAGTTCGTGTGGATGTCAAAGAACAGGCCTCGCGATTCAAATGGTTGTCGGCTTCCCGGAACGCGGATCGGAGTTCGTTGATTCATGGCCGGATGGAGGTCGCTGCGGGACGTCGTGTTTACATGCGTCCGAGTTTGCAAAGTGATGCGATTGCCATCGATTTGGCGGAGCGTGATGTGAAGATGAAATGGGATCTTTCGGCGCCGCCGGTGCCGAAGCAGGCTCGAATCACGATGGAGTTGCAAGTTCCGGACGAAGTCGATGTGGGCTGGGTCGAGCCCATCGAAAATGAATCGCCTCGGAAGGTGCGAGGCATCGCGGTATTAAGCCAGCAAGATTCTGAATCGGTAGCGGTGGTGGTTCGTGTCGACGTCCAAACGACGCGGATGATGACGGTCCGCGTCCGGTTTGGCGCGAGGTTGGATCCATCGATGCCATGGCAATGGACGGACCGCGAGGATGTCTCGCAAACGTTGGCCGTGGTGACGCGCCAGATGGAATTGGCGGACCTGAGGCACGCTGAGTTGGAAGCCGCCGTCTCACGAGCCGAAAGTGCACGGGCGCGGCGTTTGGAGGCTCGCTTGGATCAACAGTTGGACCAACTTGAGAGTCAGCAGAAGAGCTTGAAGATGTTTGCTGAACGCTTGGCAGAGCTGGATCAGTTGATCGCGATGCTGG
- a CDS encoding DUF1589 domain-containing protein, with the protein MEQSEASSRSRKPQRRPSSHPARYNLAYDAPVTTRHVSKGPTRSHLDSRRQAFGVWTHLTCNIEFTLLNAVGEGRNASVQREFRGGPNAYFPRLSLTHVSG; encoded by the coding sequence TTGGAACAAAGCGAGGCGTCCAGCCGATCCCGCAAGCCCCAGCGACGTCCGTCCAGCCACCCCGCCAGGTACAACCTGGCCTACGACGCCCCCGTCACAACCCGCCACGTCAGCAAGGGCCCCACACGCTCGCATCTGGATTCGCGTAGACAAGCCTTTGGTGTCTGGACACACCTCACTTGCAACATTGAATTCACCCTCCTGAACGCAGTTGGGGAGGGTCGGAATGCGAGCGTCCAGCGAGAATTCCGGGGAGGGCCAAACGCGTATTTCCCCAGGCTGAGCCTCACTCACGTATCGGGTTAG
- the guaB gene encoding IMP dehydrogenase, producing MFDDKIGDLGVTFDDVLLQPRYSEVVPSEVDVSSQMTQRIRLQIPLISSPMDTVTESEMAIALAKEGGLGIVHKNLSVRRQTEEVLKVKRSANGIIVNPVTLNPAQKVSAAAELMDRANVSGIPIVEDDRTLAGILTRRDLRFLEDPDMPISQVMTRENLVTAVGNVTLAQAEKILTEKRVEKLLLIDEERKLTGLITIRDIDMMKRYPRACKDPQGRLRVGAAIGVGDYERAESLIGKGVDVLVVDSAHGHSRNVIETVREIKQNKSWDIDVVAGNVATAEGAADLIAAGADAVKVGIGPGSICTTRVISGIGVPQVTAILSAVKVAQEKNIPVIADGGIRFSGDITKAIAAGASTVMIGSLFAGLAESPGKMILYQGRTFKAYRGMGSMGAMVKGSSDRYRQKGTEAGKLVPEGVEGRVPFKGPLSDYAYQLVGGLRAGMGYVGTRTIEELRRDAKFIRVSAATVRENHPHDIAITQEAPNYSPDVHSGDAG from the coding sequence ATGTTTGACGACAAAATCGGCGACCTCGGAGTAACCTTCGACGATGTCCTGTTGCAACCTCGATACAGCGAGGTCGTGCCTAGCGAGGTGGACGTCAGCAGCCAGATGACCCAGCGAATTCGGCTGCAGATCCCGCTGATCTCGTCTCCGATGGACACGGTGACCGAGTCCGAAATGGCGATTGCCCTGGCGAAAGAGGGCGGTTTGGGCATTGTGCACAAGAATTTGTCGGTTCGACGACAGACTGAAGAGGTCCTGAAGGTCAAACGCTCGGCCAACGGGATCATCGTCAATCCGGTGACATTGAATCCCGCTCAAAAAGTCAGTGCGGCGGCGGAGTTGATGGACCGGGCAAACGTCTCCGGGATCCCGATTGTCGAGGATGATCGCACTCTGGCGGGAATTTTGACGCGGCGTGATCTGAGGTTCTTGGAAGACCCCGACATGCCCATTTCCCAGGTAATGACACGTGAAAACTTGGTCACGGCGGTTGGGAATGTAACGCTTGCGCAAGCTGAGAAGATTTTAACGGAAAAAAGGGTCGAGAAACTTCTCCTGATTGACGAAGAAAGAAAACTGACGGGGTTAATCACGATTCGCGACATCGACATGATGAAGCGTTACCCGCGGGCCTGCAAAGATCCGCAGGGACGTCTTCGGGTCGGAGCCGCGATTGGCGTGGGTGACTATGAACGAGCGGAAAGCTTGATCGGCAAAGGTGTCGACGTGCTGGTGGTCGACTCGGCTCATGGACACAGCCGCAATGTGATTGAAACCGTTCGAGAGATTAAGCAGAACAAGTCATGGGACATTGATGTCGTAGCGGGGAACGTCGCAACGGCCGAGGGCGCAGCAGATTTGATTGCGGCCGGAGCTGACGCGGTGAAGGTTGGCATCGGTCCGGGATCGATTTGCACCACACGGGTGATCAGTGGCATTGGAGTGCCTCAGGTCACCGCGATTTTAAGTGCGGTGAAGGTCGCTCAAGAGAAGAACATTCCTGTCATTGCGGACGGAGGAATCCGTTTTAGCGGTGACATCACCAAAGCAATCGCCGCTGGGGCGAGCACCGTGATGATCGGCAGTTTGTTTGCCGGTTTGGCGGAAAGTCCTGGCAAGATGATTTTGTACCAAGGTCGTACCTTCAAGGCGTACCGTGGGATGGGATCGATGGGTGCGATGGTGAAGGGAAGCAGTGATCGGTATCGCCAAAAAGGCACCGAGGCGGGCAAGCTTGTCCCCGAAGGTGTCGAAGGACGCGTGCCGTTCAAAGGCCCGCTCAGTGATTACGCCTACCAGTTGGTCGGTGGTTTGCGTGCGGGCATGGGATATGTCGGTACACGGACGATCGAAGAACTCCGCCGGGACGCGAAATTCATTCGCGTGTCGGCCGCTACGGTGAGGGAGAACCACCCGCATGACATTGCGATCACACAAGAAGCGCCCAACTACAGTCCCGATGTTCACTCGGGCGACGCCGGTTGA
- a CDS encoding FtsK/SpoIIIE family DNA translocase, whose protein sequence is MSTTTANADADDSAPPRAVDIRRDIPALLLVALTALTLVSVLTHDPADPVPTPFWPLNQFFTPDLAVYPANDVVQNACGSLGALISSMLLSAVGIGSSLVISAGGGIATALLIRGHMNAPVLRSLGGCITLLAVTTAAAMTDIELNGMPVVGNGGYLGAMTSTFLLQHFHPVGSWILTLTVLSVGLLLTTDYMLVYAGRTVLFGGAKVSRRGFAKAAKAMPVTLRRRRQPFSDLDGPILIDGDESDASLDPNGGRIDPPEPAESGPTIKLRNPKEREAAAEDETEEAEEATPANGLAKVAKLGAAGLAAAAGIGTSLKKSKEAPEELEEEYEYEEWEEEEEEAPTRDLEVEGEPTTLRNDSAHDESPSPTIKMPKKKDAKQELYDSVQEGAPEGISQYHLPSLELLEGSDGFDYEEQHAEALQKSAMLQQTIRSFGFNVTVTNVEIGPVIAQYELELERGLRLNKITALADDLAIALRVPSVRVVAPIPGKNTVGIEVPNEIRQVVRLRDVIEESDSRISKMNIPVFLGKDVSGEPMPVDLAKMPHLLIAGRTGTGKSVCLNAIITSILMCCRPDEVRLLMIDPKMVELSGYGRLPHLMHPVITDMKKAEAILGWAVEKMEERYSLLAKAGVRHINSFNDLGRDEVLRRLEVDEDDENTDVPDKLPFIVIIADEMADLMMTAGKDVEQHIIRLAQKSRAVGIHLILATQKPTVDVITGLIKSNLPARLSFQVASKTDSRVVLDENGADKLLGNGDMLFLWPGTSTLIRGQGTYLSDAEIDRVCDHCSSGGEQQFVGELMNLKINDEEGDASEMDVDKLRKRDELYESAIEVVIREGRGSLSLIQRCLGIGYGRAARLVDYMAEDGIVGQYNGSKSREVLLTMEQWNAMQGITDDSGGTTATPKASSQTEAEEEYEDEEEEEEYYDEEEYEDDDYEDV, encoded by the coding sequence ATGTCCACGACGACAGCCAATGCTGACGCCGACGATTCCGCCCCGCCACGCGCGGTGGACATTCGGCGCGATATCCCAGCACTCCTGCTGGTCGCGTTGACTGCGTTAACGTTGGTTTCCGTTTTGACGCACGACCCCGCTGATCCGGTCCCCACACCGTTTTGGCCCCTGAATCAATTCTTCACACCTGATCTGGCTGTCTATCCCGCCAACGATGTCGTCCAAAACGCATGCGGTTCGCTCGGCGCGTTGATTTCCTCGATGCTGCTCAGCGCCGTCGGCATTGGATCGTCCCTGGTAATCTCGGCCGGCGGAGGCATCGCGACCGCCTTGTTGATTCGCGGTCACATGAACGCGCCCGTTCTGCGTTCGCTCGGTGGCTGCATCACCTTGCTGGCCGTGACCACCGCCGCCGCGATGACCGACATCGAACTGAACGGCATGCCCGTCGTCGGCAACGGTGGCTACCTCGGTGCAATGACCTCGACGTTCCTGCTGCAACACTTCCACCCCGTCGGCTCTTGGATTCTCACACTGACGGTGCTGTCAGTCGGCTTGTTGCTGACAACGGATTACATGTTGGTCTACGCCGGACGAACCGTGCTGTTTGGCGGTGCCAAAGTTTCACGCCGCGGCTTCGCCAAAGCCGCCAAGGCGATGCCGGTCACGCTTCGACGCAGACGGCAACCATTCAGCGACCTCGATGGCCCCATCTTGATCGATGGTGATGAATCCGATGCATCATTGGATCCCAACGGTGGCCGCATCGATCCGCCTGAACCAGCCGAGAGCGGGCCTACAATCAAGCTTCGCAATCCCAAAGAACGCGAAGCAGCCGCAGAAGACGAAACCGAAGAAGCGGAAGAAGCAACACCCGCCAATGGGCTTGCGAAAGTCGCCAAGCTCGGTGCTGCCGGTTTAGCTGCCGCGGCGGGAATCGGCACCAGCCTCAAGAAGTCGAAGGAAGCTCCCGAGGAACTCGAAGAAGAATACGAGTACGAGGAATGGGAAGAGGAGGAAGAAGAAGCTCCCACGCGTGACTTGGAAGTCGAAGGCGAACCGACGACGCTGCGCAACGACTCTGCGCACGACGAAAGCCCATCGCCGACGATCAAGATGCCTAAGAAGAAAGACGCCAAACAAGAGCTCTATGACTCGGTCCAAGAAGGCGCCCCCGAAGGCATCTCGCAGTATCACTTGCCCAGTCTCGAACTGCTCGAAGGCAGCGACGGGTTTGACTACGAAGAACAACACGCCGAAGCATTGCAGAAGAGCGCGATGCTGCAACAAACCATTCGCAGCTTTGGCTTCAACGTCACCGTCACCAACGTCGAAATCGGTCCGGTCATCGCGCAGTACGAATTGGAACTTGAACGCGGCCTGCGTCTGAACAAGATCACCGCGCTCGCCGATGACCTCGCCATCGCCCTGCGAGTCCCCAGCGTTCGCGTCGTTGCACCGATCCCCGGCAAGAACACCGTCGGCATTGAAGTCCCCAACGAGATCCGACAAGTCGTCCGGCTTCGCGATGTCATCGAAGAATCCGATTCGCGGATCTCGAAGATGAACATCCCGGTCTTCCTAGGCAAAGACGTCTCGGGCGAACCGATGCCGGTCGACTTGGCCAAGATGCCTCACCTGTTGATCGCAGGTCGAACCGGTACCGGTAAATCGGTGTGTCTCAACGCGATCATCACCAGCATCCTGATGTGCTGCCGGCCCGACGAAGTCCGCTTGTTGATGATTGACCCCAAGATGGTCGAACTGTCTGGCTATGGCCGGCTGCCTCACCTGATGCACCCCGTCATCACGGACATGAAGAAAGCCGAAGCGATCCTTGGCTGGGCCGTTGAAAAGATGGAAGAGCGCTACTCACTGCTCGCCAAAGCCGGTGTGCGTCACATCAACAGCTTCAATGACCTCGGCCGCGATGAAGTCCTGCGTCGTTTGGAAGTCGATGAAGACGACGAGAACACGGACGTGCCAGACAAGCTTCCCTTCATCGTCATCATCGCCGACGAAATGGCCGACTTGATGATGACGGCGGGCAAAGACGTCGAGCAACACATCATCCGTTTGGCTCAAAAGAGTCGGGCGGTTGGAATTCACTTGATCTTGGCAACGCAAAAGCCAACCGTGGACGTCATCACGGGTCTGATCAAATCGAACTTGCCCGCACGTCTGAGTTTCCAGGTCGCCAGTAAAACGGACAGCCGCGTTGTGCTCGATGAGAACGGAGCGGACAAGCTGCTCGGCAACGGTGACATGTTGTTCCTGTGGCCCGGCACCAGCACGCTGATTCGAGGGCAGGGGACTTACCTGTCTGACGCTGAGATCGATCGTGTCTGTGACCACTGCAGCAGTGGCGGCGAACAGCAATTCGTCGGCGAGCTGATGAACTTGAAGATCAACGACGAAGAAGGCGACGCATCCGAGATGGACGTCGACAAGCTTCGCAAGCGAGATGAGTTGTACGAATCCGCCATCGAAGTCGTGATTCGCGAAGGCCGCGGGTCGTTGTCGCTGATTCAGCGTTGCCTAGGGATCGGCTATGGACGAGCCGCACGATTGGTCGACTACATGGCCGAAGACGGCATCGTCGGCCAGTACAACGGGTCCAAGTCACGCGAAGTCTTGCTGACAATGGAACAGTGGAACGCGATGCAAGGCATCACCGACGACTCCGGCGGAACCACCGCCACCCCCAAAGCCTCCTCGCAAACCGAAGCCGAAGAAGAGTACGAAGACGAGGAAGAGGAAGAAGAGTACTACGACGAAGAAGAATACGAGGACGACGACTACGAAGACGTCTGA